A stretch of Bordetella genomosp. 13 DNA encodes these proteins:
- a CDS encoding branched-chain amino acid ABC transporter permease → MTELQIHLEAFLQALTAGVLVGGIYGLMCVGLAMIFGIMRVINFAQGDFMMLGMYVTYYFFILVAANLFAGSALGPYLSIVLMVPVMFGVGYLVHLLLISRVTGNRGAALEGEGHYAQLILTLGIALILQNGGMMLFGPQLESLRTPLSSSAWEVGPLWGEFVSVFANKGRGVAALISLAAMAALGLLVTRSRLGKSLRASADNPVAALYMGIDVNRAYRIAFALGTCITALAGGLLATNLPFHPFIGLEYVIIMYAGVVLGGIGSIFGAFWGGMVIGLVQQLSALVLPTQLQNAAIFVFFLLIVTIRPQGLFGRVSERT, encoded by the coding sequence ATGACAGAACTGCAAATCCACCTCGAGGCGTTCCTGCAGGCCCTGACGGCGGGCGTGCTGGTGGGCGGCATCTACGGGCTGATGTGCGTGGGCCTGGCGATGATCTTCGGCATCATGCGCGTCATCAACTTTGCCCAGGGCGATTTCATGATGCTGGGCATGTACGTCACGTACTACTTCTTCATCCTGGTCGCGGCGAATCTGTTCGCCGGCTCGGCGCTGGGGCCTTATCTGTCCATCGTGCTGATGGTGCCGGTGATGTTCGGGGTCGGCTATCTGGTGCACCTGCTGCTGATCTCGCGCGTGACCGGCAACCGCGGCGCCGCGCTGGAAGGCGAGGGGCACTACGCGCAGCTGATCCTTACCCTCGGCATCGCCCTCATTCTGCAGAACGGCGGCATGATGCTGTTCGGCCCGCAGCTGGAGTCGCTGCGCACGCCGCTGTCCAGCAGCGCATGGGAGGTCGGCCCGCTGTGGGGCGAGTTCGTCAGCGTGTTCGCCAACAAGGGGCGCGGCGTGGCGGCGCTGATCTCGCTGGCGGCCATGGCGGCGCTGGGACTGCTGGTGACGCGCAGCCGCCTGGGCAAGTCGCTGCGGGCCTCGGCCGACAATCCCGTGGCCGCGCTCTACATGGGCATCGACGTCAACCGCGCCTATCGCATCGCGTTCGCGCTGGGCACGTGCATCACCGCGCTGGCGGGCGGCCTGCTGGCCACGAACCTTCCCTTTCATCCCTTCATCGGGCTGGAGTACGTGATCATCATGTACGCGGGCGTGGTGCTGGGCGGCATCGGCAGCATCTTCGGCGCGTTCTGGGGCGGCATGGTGATCGGCCTGGTGCAGCAGCTGTCCGCGCTTGTGCTGCCCACCCAATTGCAGAACGCCGCCATCTTCGTGTTTTTCCTGCTGATCGTCACCATCCGGCCGCAAGGGCTGTTCGGCCGCGTCTCGGAGCGAACCTGA
- a CDS encoding MmgE/PrpD family protein, protein MDISDTQASRIVREALRATPDTFGADALAHARRCLLDYLSCAFEALPLPWSTQAAGLADPAATGAHVVGRAAPRALAQAAFANAVAGHGLVREDMHAGSVAHLGVVVWPTVLALSERHAVSGAQALAAAVVGYETGARIGRAVITRELARLFRPTGLVGPFAAAMAGARVMGLDEAQALHAFALAGNCCAGLNQWAYTGGSEMYFHPGFVVRNALACLDLARLGAQASASILEGEAGFFQAYARAPLADPIRLFADGKAEIAQVFNKPAPACNFAQTPCQAALRALGRVPKGRRITAVRIETTHAAVAYPGCASAGPFEHALQAKMSILYGVAAVLARGAIEEDNYRRLDDPEIARLVDATTLARDEAFTRAFPARQGARVALALDDGSTVQAELDDVAAAGDALIRERFRRAASQVLGAERALRIEQMVDGYEHEPDAGALARLCAAPAHHTTPGMEITTP, encoded by the coding sequence ATGGACATTTCCGATACGCAGGCGTCGCGCATCGTGCGCGAGGCGCTGCGCGCCACGCCGGATACGTTCGGCGCCGACGCGCTGGCGCATGCCAGGCGCTGCCTGCTCGACTATCTGTCATGCGCCTTCGAAGCCTTGCCCCTGCCATGGAGCACGCAGGCGGCCGGGTTGGCTGACCCTGCTGCAACAGGCGCGCACGTGGTGGGCCGCGCGGCGCCGCGCGCGCTGGCGCAGGCCGCATTCGCCAACGCGGTTGCAGGCCATGGCCTGGTGCGCGAAGACATGCATGCGGGCAGCGTGGCGCATCTGGGCGTGGTGGTGTGGCCGACGGTGCTGGCGCTGTCCGAACGCCATGCCGTGTCGGGCGCGCAGGCGCTGGCGGCGGCGGTGGTGGGCTACGAGACCGGCGCGCGCATCGGCCGCGCCGTCATCACGCGCGAGCTGGCGCGCCTTTTCAGGCCCACGGGCCTGGTGGGGCCGTTCGCCGCCGCGATGGCCGGCGCGCGCGTCATGGGCCTGGACGAAGCGCAAGCGCTGCATGCCTTCGCATTGGCGGGCAACTGCTGCGCCGGCCTGAATCAATGGGCCTACACGGGCGGCAGCGAGATGTACTTCCATCCGGGGTTCGTGGTGCGCAATGCGCTGGCCTGCCTGGATCTCGCCCGGTTGGGTGCGCAGGCCTCCGCCTCCATCCTGGAGGGCGAGGCCGGCTTCTTCCAGGCTTACGCGCGCGCGCCGCTTGCCGACCCGATCCGCCTGTTCGCGGACGGCAAGGCCGAGATCGCCCAGGTGTTCAACAAGCCCGCGCCCGCGTGCAACTTCGCGCAGACGCCTTGCCAGGCGGCGCTGCGCGCGCTGGGCCGGGTGCCGAAGGGCCGGCGCATTACGGCGGTGCGCATCGAGACCACGCACGCGGCGGTGGCGTATCCGGGCTGCGCGTCGGCCGGGCCGTTCGAGCACGCGCTGCAGGCCAAGATGAGCATTCTGTATGGCGTGGCGGCCGTGCTGGCGAGGGGCGCCATCGAAGAGGACAACTATCGCCGCCTCGACGATCCCGAGATCGCCCGCCTGGTCGACGCGACCACGCTGGCGCGTGACGAGGCCTTTACGAGAGCCTTTCCGGCTCGCCAGGGCGCGAGGGTGGCGCTCGCCCTCGATGACGGCTCGACCGTGCAGGCCGAGCTGGACGACGTGGCGGCTGCCGGCGACGCGCTGATCCGCGAACGCTTTCGCCGCGCCGCGAGTCAGGTGCTGGGCGCCGAGCGCGCACTACGCATCGAGCAGATGGTCGACGGTTATGAGCACGAGCCCGACGCGGGCGCGCTGGCCAGGCTGTGCGCCGCGCCCGCCCACCACACGACCCCCGGCATGGAAATCACGACACCATGA
- a CDS encoding SDR family NAD(P)-dependent oxidoreductase has protein sequence MALLDGKVAVVTGGAGGLGREIARAYAREGAQVGLLDIDEALLAETTREIPRSQALPCDVSDRAAVLRTVDAFVKQTGGLDILVNNAAYFYYAPLVDMPEDAVDRMLDVGLKGALWALQAATPHLIARGGGVVINMSSVVVSVSVKNAAVYSAVKGALDTLTRQQAVELGQHGIRVNALAPGPVVTPGASSVITEEGWAARRRRTPLDRLATAEDIAGAAVFLASNAGASVAGVTLKIDGAMTVQGY, from the coding sequence ATGGCATTACTGGATGGGAAGGTCGCCGTTGTCACCGGCGGCGCCGGCGGCCTGGGCCGCGAGATCGCGCGGGCCTATGCGCGGGAAGGCGCGCAGGTAGGCCTGCTCGACATCGACGAGGCGCTGCTTGCCGAAACCACGCGCGAGATTCCGCGCAGCCAGGCTCTGCCTTGCGACGTCTCCGACCGCGCGGCCGTACTGCGCACCGTCGACGCGTTCGTCAAGCAGACCGGCGGCCTCGACATCCTGGTCAACAACGCCGCCTACTTCTACTACGCCCCGCTGGTGGACATGCCCGAGGACGCGGTCGACAGGATGCTGGACGTGGGCCTGAAGGGCGCGCTGTGGGCGCTGCAGGCCGCCACGCCGCACCTCATCGCGCGCGGCGGCGGGGTGGTCATCAACATGTCCTCGGTCGTGGTCTCGGTGTCGGTTAAGAACGCGGCGGTGTACAGCGCCGTCAAGGGGGCACTGGACACGCTGACGCGGCAACAGGCCGTAGAGCTCGGCCAGCACGGCATACGCGTCAATGCGCTGGCTCCGGGGCCGGTGGTCACACCGGGCGCCAGCTCCGTCATCACGGAAGAGGGCTGGGCCGCTCGCCGCCGCCGTACGCCGCTGGATCGGCTGGCGACGGCCGAGGACATTGCCGGGGCAGCGGTATTCCTGGCCTCCAACGCAGGCGCCAGCGTCGCCGGCGTGACTCTGAAAATCGATGGCGCGATGACGGTACAGGGCTATTAG
- a CDS encoding DUF1810 domain-containing protein → MADTATPDTNDAPRAADDPYDLQRFVDAQQGVHEEALRELRAGRKRSHWMWFVFPQLRGLGHSPMAVRYGVASLDEARAYLAHPVLGPRIEAAALAALESPGRTVAEIFGSPDDMKFRSSMTLFALAAGDESVFRRALAGRCGDAMDERTLEMLATSRD, encoded by the coding sequence ATGGCTGACACTGCTACCCCGGACACGAACGACGCGCCGCGCGCCGCCGATGATCCCTACGACCTGCAACGTTTCGTCGATGCCCAGCAGGGCGTGCACGAAGAGGCGTTGCGCGAACTGCGCGCGGGCCGCAAGCGCAGCCATTGGATGTGGTTCGTGTTTCCGCAGTTGCGCGGGCTGGGGCATTCGCCCATGGCGGTGCGCTATGGCGTGGCTTCGCTGGACGAGGCGCGGGCTTATCTCGCGCACCCGGTGCTGGGGCCGCGGATCGAGGCGGCGGCGCTTGCCGCGCTGGAGAGCCCGGGCCGGACGGTGGCGGAGATCTTCGGGTCGCCGGACGATATGAAATTCCGGTCTTCGATGACCTTGTTCGCCCTGGCGGCCGGTGATGAAAGCGTGTTCCGCCGGGCCTTGGCGGGGCGGTGCGGCGATGCGATGGACGAGCGCACCTTGGAAATGCTTGCCACGTCCAGGGACTGA
- a CDS encoding alanine/glycine:cation symporter family protein: MQFLDSFVNGINGLVWGPPMLVLILGTGLFMMLRLRFKPLTKIATGFRLAWRSRAKGDDSTGDISPFQALMTSLAATVGTGNIAGVATAIFLGGPGALFWMWVTALVGMATKYSEVLLAVHYREKDVRGEFCGGPMYAIRNGLGPKWAWLGVLFAVFGGLAGFGIGNMVQVNSMADALHATFGISDWITGVVTMVLIGLVVLGGIRRIGAVAEALVPIMCLAYILASLIALVIMADAIPSAFQQIFTHAFSPVAATGGFAGAAVMAAMRYGVARGIFSNEAGLGTAGIVQAAGTSNSPVRSGMIGMIGTFIDTIIICTMTGLVIVCSGLWTSGDSGAVLSSAAFDAALPGIGRYVIALALAIFAFTTILGWSYLSERCWEFLIGTRCILPFRIVWVLAVPFGAIAHLEFAWLLADTLNGLMAVPNLIALIMLAPVVVKLTREHFSGAAAKRD; this comes from the coding sequence ATGCAATTCCTGGATTCCTTCGTCAACGGCATCAATGGCCTGGTATGGGGGCCACCCATGCTGGTGCTCATCCTGGGTACCGGGCTGTTCATGATGTTGCGGCTGCGCTTCAAGCCCTTGACCAAGATCGCCACCGGCTTTCGCCTGGCGTGGCGCAGCCGCGCCAAGGGCGACGATTCCACGGGCGACATCAGCCCCTTTCAAGCGCTCATGACGAGCCTGGCTGCTACCGTAGGCACGGGCAACATCGCAGGCGTTGCCACCGCCATCTTCCTGGGCGGGCCCGGCGCGCTCTTCTGGATGTGGGTGACCGCCCTGGTCGGCATGGCCACCAAGTACAGCGAAGTCCTGCTGGCGGTGCATTACCGCGAAAAAGACGTGCGCGGAGAATTTTGCGGCGGCCCGATGTACGCCATCCGCAACGGCCTGGGCCCGAAGTGGGCATGGCTGGGGGTGCTGTTCGCCGTTTTCGGCGGCCTGGCCGGCTTCGGCATAGGCAACATGGTGCAGGTCAACAGCATGGCCGACGCGTTGCACGCGACGTTCGGCATATCCGACTGGATCACCGGTGTCGTCACCATGGTATTGATCGGCCTGGTGGTGCTGGGCGGCATCCGGCGCATCGGCGCCGTGGCAGAGGCCCTGGTGCCTATCATGTGCCTGGCGTATATCCTGGCTTCACTCATCGCGCTGGTCATCATGGCCGACGCCATACCGTCGGCGTTCCAGCAGATATTCACGCACGCATTCTCCCCCGTGGCGGCCACCGGAGGCTTTGCGGGCGCGGCGGTCATGGCGGCCATGCGCTATGGCGTTGCACGCGGCATTTTTTCGAACGAAGCCGGGCTGGGCACGGCCGGCATCGTGCAAGCCGCGGGCACCAGCAACAGCCCCGTGCGCTCGGGCATGATCGGCATGATCGGCACCTTCATCGACACCATCATCATCTGCACCATGACAGGCCTGGTCATCGTGTGCTCGGGCCTGTGGACCAGCGGCGATAGCGGCGCCGTACTGTCTTCGGCAGCCTTCGATGCCGCGCTGCCCGGCATAGGGCGATATGTCATCGCCCTGGCCCTGGCGATTTTCGCCTTCACCACCATACTCGGCTGGAGCTACCTGAGCGAGCGGTGCTGGGAGTTCTTGATCGGAACGCGCTGCATCCTGCCGTTTCGCATCGTGTGGGTGCTGGCCGTGCCCTTCGGCGCCATTGCGCACCTGGAGTTCGCATGGCTGCTGGCAGACACCTTGAACGGGCTGATGGCCGTGCCCAACCTGATCGCGCTCATCATGTTGGCCCCTGTCGTGGTGAAACTCACGCGCGAGCACTTCTCCGGCGCCGCGGCCAAGCGCGACTGA
- the argC gene encoding N-acetyl-gamma-glutamyl-phosphate reductase: protein MTQALVFIDGDQGTTGLQIHERLQGRQDIRILTLPPDERKNSQRRADAINSCDIAILCLPDAAAREAVAAIRRPGVRVLDASSAHRTTQGWVYGFPEMQAGQDAAIAHADRVSNPGCYPTGAVGLLRPLVAGGLVPADYPITVHAVSGYSGKGRAGVQEYEGEDAGSAPPYVAYGLGLAHKHAPEIERYAQLSSRPVFIPAYGAFRQGIVLTIALQQRLLPPGTDGAALQACLARHYAGSAHVSVAGLAEAAAMTHLDPRAANGSNDLCLYVFENAGAGQILLAAVFDNLGKGASGAAVQNLELMLQRSH from the coding sequence ATGACGCAGGCGCTTGTATTCATTGACGGAGACCAGGGCACCACCGGGCTGCAGATCCACGAGCGTCTTCAAGGGCGACAGGACATCCGGATCCTGACTTTGCCGCCGGACGAACGGAAGAACAGCCAGCGTCGAGCCGATGCGATCAACAGTTGCGACATCGCGATCCTCTGTCTACCGGACGCGGCAGCGCGCGAGGCCGTGGCGGCCATCCGGCGCCCCGGGGTGCGCGTGCTGGATGCCAGCTCCGCCCACCGTACGACACAGGGTTGGGTCTATGGGTTTCCGGAAATGCAGGCGGGGCAGGATGCGGCGATCGCGCATGCAGACCGCGTCAGCAATCCAGGGTGTTATCCGACCGGCGCGGTAGGCTTGTTGCGGCCGCTCGTTGCAGGCGGTTTGGTGCCCGCCGATTATCCGATCACGGTACACGCCGTGTCAGGCTATTCCGGCAAAGGCAGGGCGGGAGTTCAAGAGTACGAAGGCGAGGACGCTGGCAGCGCCCCGCCGTATGTCGCCTATGGTCTTGGATTGGCCCACAAGCATGCGCCCGAGATAGAACGCTATGCGCAGTTGTCTTCGCGCCCGGTCTTTATCCCGGCCTATGGTGCGTTCCGCCAGGGCATCGTACTGACTATTGCCTTGCAGCAGCGCCTATTGCCGCCTGGGACGGACGGTGCTGCCCTACAGGCTTGCCTGGCGCGCCATTACGCAGGTTCGGCCCATGTGAGCGTGGCCGGGCTGGCCGAGGCGGCCGCGATGACGCACCTGGACCCGCGTGCGGCAAATGGCAGCAATGACCTGTGCCTTTACGTATTCGAGAACGCCGGCGCGGGGCAGATACTGTTGGCCGCGGTGTTCGACAACCTTGGAAAAGGCGCCTCCGGCGCGGCCGTACAGAATCTGGAGCTTATGCTGCAGCGTTCGCACTAA
- a CDS encoding LysR family transcriptional regulator, with protein MREISLDRLRTLVTIADLGSFAAAARALNLAPPTVSLHIADLEERVGAPVLTRTRGQVTPTAVGETLLERARRLLAEAEQALDDVQRQVQGLAGRVRLGASTGAIAHLLPQALENLNRDHPGIDVHVTVLTSRESLARLAHGTLDIALVALPLPTEPGLTVLPWRRDPVMAFIPAAWQPPARVSPAWLEARPLILNDNSTRLSQISTEWFAAAGLHPRARIQLNYNDAIKSLVAAGYGATLLPQEASAPPPDPRIAMRPLRPPLWRPLGIAHRAGALERATQHVLDALQALKRR; from the coding sequence ATGCGAGAAATCAGCCTTGACCGCCTGCGCACGCTGGTGACGATTGCCGACCTCGGATCTTTCGCCGCAGCCGCGCGCGCCCTGAACCTCGCCCCTCCGACCGTCAGCCTGCACATCGCCGACCTCGAGGAGCGCGTGGGCGCGCCGGTGCTTACGCGCACGCGCGGCCAAGTGACGCCGACCGCGGTGGGCGAGACCCTGCTGGAACGCGCGCGCCGATTACTCGCCGAAGCCGAACAGGCGCTCGACGACGTGCAGCGGCAGGTGCAGGGGCTGGCCGGACGCGTGCGGCTGGGCGCCTCCACCGGCGCCATCGCCCACCTGCTGCCGCAAGCCCTGGAGAACCTGAACCGCGACCATCCCGGCATCGATGTACACGTGACCGTGCTGACGTCCCGGGAAAGCCTTGCGCGCCTCGCGCATGGCACGCTGGACATCGCCTTGGTGGCGCTGCCGCTGCCCACCGAGCCTGGATTGACGGTGCTGCCGTGGCGACGCGATCCGGTCATGGCCTTCATACCGGCCGCCTGGCAGCCGCCCGCGCGCGTGAGCCCGGCGTGGCTGGAGGCGCGCCCGCTCATCCTCAACGACAACAGCACACGGCTGTCGCAGATCTCCACAGAATGGTTCGCCGCCGCCGGACTGCATCCGCGCGCCCGCATCCAGCTCAACTACAACGACGCCATCAAGAGCCTGGTGGCGGCCGGGTACGGCGCCACGCTGCTGCCGCAAGAGGCTTCGGCCCCTCCTCCCGACCCCCGTATCGCCATGCGGCCGCTGCGTCCGCCGCTATGGCGTCCCCTGGGAATAGCGCATCGCGCCGGCGCATTGGAACGCGCCACCCAGCATGTGCTGGACGCGCTTCAGGCTTTGAAGCGGCGATAG
- a CDS encoding MipA/OmpV family protein, which produces MATMPAFPRGRVYPLALAMASATFCVPASAQTAANESATPDIELGSPGASRWGLGVAASASQSPYRGDGSNFGGLPLLYYENAWFRFLGTSAALKAPTWRLGANNAVSFEGVVKYDGAGYDEDDSSALDGMDERKGGFWAGGAIAWSNPIARLSASWMTDISSESEGRLFELKLDRRFDFGRLSLTPRLQAQWLDGKYVDYYFGVRAHEALANRPRYEGGSGVAQGAGLRMDYRFDGHHAVFLDLAVTRLPDEIKDSPIVDRSTVSRATVGYLYRF; this is translated from the coding sequence ATGGCCACTATGCCTGCCTTCCCCCGCGGCCGCGTCTATCCCCTTGCACTGGCCATGGCCAGTGCGACTTTCTGTGTGCCTGCCTCGGCCCAAACTGCGGCAAACGAATCCGCCACCCCCGACATCGAGCTCGGCTCCCCCGGCGCATCCCGATGGGGCCTTGGCGTCGCCGCCAGCGCCTCGCAAAGCCCTTACCGGGGCGATGGCAGCAACTTCGGCGGGCTGCCGCTGCTGTACTACGAAAACGCCTGGTTCCGCTTCCTGGGCACCTCGGCGGCGCTCAAGGCGCCGACATGGCGGCTGGGAGCAAACAACGCCGTCTCGTTCGAAGGCGTCGTGAAGTACGACGGCGCAGGCTATGACGAGGACGACTCATCCGCCCTGGACGGCATGGACGAACGCAAGGGAGGCTTCTGGGCCGGCGGTGCAATCGCCTGGAGCAACCCCATTGCGCGCCTGTCGGCGAGTTGGATGACCGACATATCGAGCGAAAGCGAAGGCCGCCTCTTCGAACTCAAGCTCGACCGCCGCTTCGACTTCGGACGGCTTTCGTTGACGCCCCGGCTGCAGGCCCAATGGCTCGACGGCAAGTATGTGGACTATTACTTCGGCGTCCGGGCCCACGAGGCGCTGGCGAACCGCCCCCGGTACGAGGGCGGATCCGGCGTGGCGCAAGGCGCGGGCCTGCGCATGGATTACCGGTTCGACGGGCACCACGCGGTCTTTCTCGACCTGGCCGTCACCAGGCTGCCCGACGAAATCAAGGACAGCCCG